The genomic region GCCGGTGAGAAAACCGGCTTTGCCTACTCCGCCGATCTGGAAATGAATGCGTTGTTGCAGGCTGCAGGTGCGGCGCGCTCAATTGCCAGATTGGGGCAATCGCATAGCGCCAATATGCTGACCCAGCGACAACCGAAAGCACTGTATCCGGCGATCAATCCGATCAACTCGCTGAGCGAGTCGCAGAAAATCGATTATCTGCGTCGGGTCGATGCGTTCGCCCGCTCACTGGACCCGCGTGTTGTCGAAGTGCAGGCTTCGTTCTCGGCGGTGTCCGATACGATTATCGTCGCGCATAGCGACGGCACCTTGGCTTCCGATGTGCGGCCGCTGGTGCGCTTCAATATTTCCGTCATCGTCGAGCAAAGTGGTGAGCGGCAAAGCGGTTATGCCGGCGGTGGTGGTCGTTACGATTTCAGCCAATTGCTCAACGAGGATTTCCCGCTTCAATGTGCGCGCGAAGCAGTGCGTCAGGCGCTGGTCAATCTGGAAGCGATCGACGCACCGGCCGGTGTAATGCCGGTAGTGCTTGGACCGGGGTGGCCCGGTGTGCTGTTGCATGAAGCCGTCGGTCATGGCCTCGAAGGCGATTTCAATCGCAAAGGTTCGAGTGCATTCTCCGGGCGCATCGGTCAGCAAGTGGCGTCACCACTTTGCACCGTTGTCGATGACGGCACCTTGTTCGGCCGTCGTGGTTCTTTGAGCATCGATGATGAAGGCACGCCAACGCAGTGCACGACCTTGATTGAGAATGGCATTCTGCGTGGTTACATGCAGGACAAACAAAATGCCAAGCTGATGGGCGTTGACGCCACCGGCAATGGTCGGCGTGAAAGTTACGCGCATTTACCGATGCCGCGGATGACCAATACCTACATGCTGGCCGGACCGCACGATCCGGAAGAAATCATTCGCTCAGTGAAAAAAGGCTTATATGCCCCGCATTTCGGCGGCGGCCAGGTCGATATCACGTCGGGCAAATTTGTGTTCTCGGCCAGTGAAGCGTATTTGATTGAAGACGGCAAAATTACCCGACCGGTTAAAGGCGCGACACTGATTGGTAATGGTCCGGAAGTGATGACCAAGATCAGCATGGTCGGCAATGATCTGAAGCTGGATGATGGTATCGGTGTTTGCGGCAAGGCCGGACAAAGCGTGCCGGTTGGTGTCGGTCAGCCGACCTTGAAAATCGATCAGCTGACGGTTGGCGGAACTCAAGTCTAAAGCACAGATCAGCACGCTCAGGCGCTGAGTTGTTCTCGCAAGTAGCGAAACAATTCTCGTGCGGAGGCCGGCGGCTTGTTCAGCTCGGCCTCCTTGCGGGCGCTGCGTTCCAGTTGCCGCAATTTCTGCCGGTCGGCTTGCGGGAAGGCTTCGAGAAACGCGTTGATGGCGGTATCGCCCTCTTGCAGAATCCGGTCGCGCCATTGTTCTACTTGATGATGTTGTTGTGCCGCCAAGGTTGCACCGTGGCGCAACAGCTTCAGTTCCTGCTCAATCGGTTCGATGTCGACGTCGCGCATGACACGGCCAATGAATTGCAGTTGTCTACGCTTGGCGACATTGCTGGTGATTTTCTGATAAGCGTCAATGGCGGCAATCAATTGCTCCGGCAAGTCGAGTTTTTCCCGCGCTTTTTCCGATAGCTCTGCCAACTCCTTGCCGAGTGCCTGGCGTTCGTGCATTTCCCGTTTGACGGCGGATTTGCTGACTTCTTCCTCACCGTCGAAATAATCGCCGATATCGTCAAAGGGATCGTGTCCGGACATGTTAAAAACTCAAGGTTGCCTGCATCCAGGCAATATTGTAATCGTTTTGGCGATTATTATCGTCAAAGTAATAATTGCGGTCCTGGCGTGAGTCCAGTGTCAGACTGAGGTCCAGCCGTGTTGACGATGCCAACTGGAACGATTTGGCCAGACGACTGCGCAGCAAACGAAAATCCTGGTTCCAGAAATTGTCCATTTCATGCCAGGCCAACGACCATTCCCAACCGGTCGGGTGTTGATAGGCCAGCAGCGCCTGCGAGGTGTGCTCGGCGCTGGATCGCTCGTAACGCGGAATCGTCGCTTTGTCGAAATCAAGCAGACTGTAACCGGCGAACAATAACCAGCGCTTGCTGAGGCGCCACTGCAATTGAAACTCGGCGCCGCGCTGACGCAGCTCGCCATCATTGCTGATATCGAAATTATAGAGATTGGTGCCACCAATCATCAGATCGCGCAGTTCGTCATCAAACAGCTTTACATCAATCGTCAATTGTTGATTGAGAAAGCGGCCATTCCAGCCGATTTCCCGCGACCAGATTTCTTCGACGCCGAGATTGCCTGGTGCCATCGCGCTGATGTAGAAGAAGGCAAACGGATCGCTGCCATTGACCGGTGTATCCAAATCGGCAATGCGGTAGCGGTAGTGCGACTGATCTTCGAACAAATCCGGTGTGCGCACGGCGCGAGCAACAATGAAGCGCAGCGTATGCTGCGCGGCCAGTTGCCAGTTCAGCGCCAGCCGCGGTGAAAACTCGCCGCCGACCAAATCGTCATACTCGTACATGCCACCGAGATTGCTGATCAGGTTTTCTGACAGACGCCATTCCAGATTGGCAAACGCGCGGTACAAGGAATTGTGCAATTCGCCGCCGAAATAGGTTTCCGAACGCACTTGATCGCGGCGCGCCGAAATGCCGCCCACAATGCGCATCGCGTCACTGAACACAAAGGTTTCCTGCCATTCGATATCGAAGCGGCTTTCGCGCAGGTGCTGATTGGCCGTGCCGCAGCTCGGTACCAGACCATTGTTGGCAAAACGGGCAAATACCGCCGGTAGCAACGCGGCGACCTCGATGCTTGGCGGTACCGGTGGCGGCAAACCCTCGCCGATGGCGTCAATCAGCGCATTGGTGTAATCGCGGTCAGTGCGATACAAAAGCCCCAGCTCATCGCTCAGGAAAATTTGTGGAATGCAGGTGCGCCAGTCTTCGCGGCTGTTGTGGTAATTGATATAGGCCTGCAGTTTGCTTTGATGGCGGGCATCGTGGTCAATAAACCAGTTGCCTTGCAGGAAGCCGTATTCGGTATTCGCCTCGTGATACGGCGCCGGTTCAAAATCATCGAGCAGCGAAATTTGATCTGTGCCCCGGCTATAACCCATTTGCAGACTGACGCGTTCGCGTTCAGAAATGGTGCGCTGCCAGTCGGCATTGAAGAATGAACGTTGATAACTGTCGTAGCGTTTGTTGCCATCGCGATCGAGATCGAAACCATCATCGCCACGATGACCAAGGCTGAGTCGGAAACTGCCGTCGGCGACGGTGTCGGCGTGACGCAGCAGCGCATGGCGAATGCCGTTCTCACCAACGGTGGTGCTGATGGTATTGCCGATGACATCAACCGGATGCACGGTGATGATATTGATCACGCCGAAAAAGGCGTTGGCACCGTACAGCGCCGTGTTCGGTCCGCGCACGATTTCAATGCGCTGAATATCATCGAGCGCCAGCGGAATGTTGTGCCATTCGATGCGTGCCAGTGCCGGTTCGAAAATGGCGCGGCCATCGATCAGCACCTGCATCCGTCGGGAAATATCCTCGACCAGGCCGTGATAGCTGAGCACCGGATTGGTGCCGTTCTCGTAGCCGATATGCATGCCGGGCACCAGCCGCAACAACTCCGGCAGCGTACGGGCACCACTCAAACGAATCAGCTCACGATCCAGCACCGTGACACTGGCCGGCACTTCATCGGCAGGCTGTTTCAGCCGGGTAGCCGTCAACACCACCGGCATATCGCTGAACAGCGCATCGTCAACAGCGAGTGGCTCAACGGCTTTTGCCACGGAGCTGGCGAGCACCAGCGACAGTATTATTGGTCTTTTCATAACGAAACCGGTCTCCCCAGTTTGGCCTATAGTGAAACAAGGCATAGAGGCCGTCAAATCAGTCGCTCGTGCTATCCTTGCCGCCTGCCAATTTTCCCCAACCGCCAACAGGAGTGAGCCGGTGTCTGCCAGCCCTGCCATCGATAACCCGACCATTGACGCCCTGGATGCCGACCAGGAAATCCGCCGTTTGCGCAGCATGGTTGAAGCGATGCTGGTCGAAGCCAAGCGGCTGGGCGCCAGCGCGGCTGAAGTCGGTGTCAGCCGCGATATCGGACTGCAACTGGCTGTCCGTGAAGGCGATGTCGAAACGCTGGAATTCAACCGCGATGGCGGGTTTGGTATTTCGGTTTATTTTGGCCAGCGCAAAGGCCACGCCAGCTGCACCGACACCCGCATGGACGCTTTACGTGCGGCCGTTAAAGCGGCTTGCGAAATCGCCCGGCATACGGCCGAAGATCCCTACGCCGGTTTGCCGGAAGCCGAGATGCTGGCGACCGAGTTTCCCGATCTGGATTTGGATCACGCGATCAACATTACCGCTGATCAGGCGATTGATATCGCGCTGCGCTGCGAACAAGCCGGTTTGCACGCCGAGAGCAGTGTCAAGAAAACCGATGCGGTGCATTTTTCCAGTCATCGCGGCGTGCGTGTTTACGGCAATTCGATCGGTTTTTGCCAAGGCGTTGCCAGTTCGCGTCACAGCATCAGCGCGACGATGATCGCCGAAGATGAGCGTGGCATGCAGCGCGACTGGTGGTACACGGTTGCGCGCGATCCGAGCGAACTCAACTCGCCGGAATCGGTCGGCAAAACCGCCGCTGAACGCGCCGCCAAACGGCTTGGCGCACGGCCGATGAAAACGGGCTCGATGCCGGTGTTGATGGTGCCGGAAGTGGCGCGCGGTTTTATCGGTCATTTGTTGTCGGCGGCGCGCGGCGGCAATCTCTACCGCAAATCCTCATTCTTGTGTGACAAGCTCGGCACCGAGGTGATGCCGAATTGGCTTTCCTTGCGCGAGCGGCCATTCTGGAAAAAAGGTTTGGCCAGTGCCGCGTTCGACAACGAAGGCGTACGCACCCGCGAGCACGACATCGTCGCTGACGGCAAACTGGAGAGCTATGTGCTCAGCACTTATTCGGCCCGGCGGCTGAAACTGCAAAGCACCGGCAACGCCGGCGGCGTGCACAATCTGCAGGTCGACTCCGCACAGGAAACCTTGAGCTTTGCGCAATTGCTGAGCGAGATGGGTGAGGGCGTTGTCATCACTTCAGTCATGGGCCAGGGCATCAATCTGGTCAATGGCGATTACTCACGCGGAGCCTCCGGCTTCTACGTGAAAAACGGCGAGATTCAACACGCCGTTGAGGAGATCACCATCGCCGGCAGCTTGCCGAAATTGTTCAAGCACATTCGCGTACTCGGCAACGATATCGAACGGCAATCCTCCATTCGAACCGGTTCACTGCTGATCGACGGGTTTACCGTTGCCGGTCAGCACCATCAAGACTGAGTTTTCTGTTTTATGTCCGTATTCATTCCGTTGTCCTACGACCATTTTGCGCCGGCCGAGGCGCAAGCAAAAGTATTGCTCGGCCCAGAACAAATCAACGCCATCGTGCGCCGACTGGCGCTGGAACTGGAGCGCGACTATCAGGACAAGCATCCGGTATTGCTGACGGTGATGTCCGGTGCATTGGTGTTTGCCGGTCAACTGATGACCCACTTGCGCTTTCCGCTGCAGCTCGACTATTGCCACGTCACGCGCTATCGCGGCGCGGCCCGTGCCGACGAATTGCAGTGGCTGGTGTCGCCGCGCTTAGCGCTGAAAGATCGGCATGTATTGGTGCTCGATGACATTCTCGATGAAGGCCATACGCTGTTGCACATCGAGCGCTTTGTGCAGGCGCAGGGCGCGCGTTCCTGCGCCAGTGTCGTGTTCTGTGACAAGCGCCATGATCGCAAAGCGGAAAAAGATATGCGCGCGGCGTACACCGGCGTCGACATTCCCGATCGGTTCGTGTTTGGTTTTGGTCTGGATTATCTGGAGTACGGTCGTAATTGTCCGGCACTGATGATCGTGGAGTCGCTGTGAAGCTTTGTTTTCTGTTGGCGATGCAAAGCGAAGCCGAGCCCTTGCTGCAGGCGCTGAGCGCTACACCAAAAACCGCTGCATGGCCAAACTGGTTGCCGTTTCGCTTATTTCACAGCGCGTTTGCCGAGCACGATATTCATCTGATCATTTCCGGCGAAGACAAGCGCTTCAATGTTGACAATATCGGTCTCGAAGCGGCCAGTCTGATGACTTATCTGGCGTTGGAAAATCTGCAACCGGATTTATTGATCAGTGCCGGCACTTGCGGTGGCTTTGCCACTAAAGGCGCGCAGATCGGCACGGTATATCTAGCGGATACGTTTTTGTTTCACGATCGCCATGTGCCGTTGCCTGGCTTTGCCGACAGCAGCATTAGCCATACCAATACCTATGATGTCTCGACGTTGGCAGAGGCATTGTCTTTGCCAATCACCTCCGTTTCTTCCGGTAGTTCACTGCTGAAGCAGGACAGCGATTTGGCCGTGATGGCGCGCTTCGATGTCGGTGCCAAGGAGATGGAGGCGGCGGCGATTGCCTGGGTTTGCCAGCTTGCCTCGCAGCCAATGCTGGCGCTGAAAAGCGTCACCAATCTGCTCGATGAGCAAGGTTCTTCAGAGCAGCAATTCGTTCGGCATTTCTCGTTGGCCGTGCAACGGTTGACGCATGAAGCGCTGCGCTTGCTTGAGGTATTGCCGAAACGGAATTAACGGATGCTTACAGCAAAATCAGCGTCGTCAAACCCAGGAAGGTCATCAAGCCAACAATATCGGTAACGGTGGTCAGCAGCATATTGCCGGCTAGCGCCGGGTCGAGATTGAAATGACGCAGCAGCAAGGGAATGCCGACGCCGGCCAAATTGGCGGCGATCATCGTCGCCAATAACGCGCCGGAAATGACGCCGCCGAGCAGCCAGGATTTCCATAAGCCGATCACCACCAAGAGTAGTGCGGCCATGATCAAACCATTGATCATGCCGATGGCGATTTCTTTGCCAATCAGCCAGCGGTAGTTGCTCTTTTCGATATGACCGAGTGCGATACCGCGTATCGTCAGCGTTACCGCCTGATTGCCAGCGGCACCGCCCATGCTCGGCACGACGAGCAGCAGTACGGCGACAGTGGCCAGTTGCTCCAGTGTGCCCTCAAAGGCGTTATTGACCAGCGCCGCGACTAACGCGGTGACCATGTTGATACCGAGCCAAATCGTGCGACGTCGAGCGGATTGCAAGACCGGGCCAAAGGTTTCTTCGTGCTCATCCAAACCGCCCATACTTTTCAATGAGCTGTCGGCTTCTTCGCGGATAACGTCAACGACGTCATCGATGGTGATCCGGCCGATCAACACGCCTTCTTCATCAATAACCGGGGCAGAAACCAAGTCGCGGCGTTCGAACAACTGCGCGACTTCGGTGTCTTTCATGTCGACCGGAATGCGCAGCACATCAAATTCGATCAAATCTTCAATCAGCTCTTCTGGCTGACTGGTGACCAAGGTCGACAGTGCGACGGTACCAACGAATTGATCATCGCGATCGACAACGAACAAGGTGTCGGTGGCTTCCGGCAATTCGCCACGCAAACGCAGATAACGCAACACGACATCGACGGTGACGTCCGGACGCACGGTGACCGTGTCGGTGTTCATCAAACCGCCGGCGGTGTCTTCCGGATAGGCGAGGGCCTTCAGTACCCGCGCCCGGTTCTGCTCGTCCATCGAGCGCAGCACTTCGCGGTACAGATCGTCCGGCAAATCGGCCAGCAAATCGGCGACGTCGTCGGTGTCGAGTGAACGGGTGGCGGCGGCCAGTTC from Permianibacter aggregans harbors:
- the tldD gene encoding metalloprotease TldD, whose protein sequence is MNRSWQIAEQQILTPSALDTGALARVMDSVLGHAVDAAELYFQANVHEAWSLEDGQVKDASFSVDRGVGVRAMAGEKTGFAYSADLEMNALLQAAGAARSIARLGQSHSANMLTQRQPKALYPAINPINSLSESQKIDYLRRVDAFARSLDPRVVEVQASFSAVSDTIIVAHSDGTLASDVRPLVRFNISVIVEQSGERQSGYAGGGGRYDFSQLLNEDFPLQCAREAVRQALVNLEAIDAPAGVMPVVLGPGWPGVLLHEAVGHGLEGDFNRKGSSAFSGRIGQQVASPLCTVVDDGTLFGRRGSLSIDDEGTPTQCTTLIENGILRGYMQDKQNAKLMGVDATGNGRRESYAHLPMPRMTNTYMLAGPHDPEEIIRSVKKGLYAPHFGGGQVDITSGKFVFSASEAYLIEDGKITRPVKGATLIGNGPEVMTKISMVGNDLKLDDGIGVCGKAGQSVPVGVGQPTLKIDQLTVGGTQV
- the yjgA gene encoding ribosome biogenesis factor YjgA, with amino-acid sequence MSGHDPFDDIGDYFDGEEEVSKSAVKREMHERQALGKELAELSEKAREKLDLPEQLIAAIDAYQKITSNVAKRRQLQFIGRVMRDVDIEPIEQELKLLRHGATLAAQQHHQVEQWRDRILQEGDTAINAFLEAFPQADRQKLRQLERSARKEAELNKPPASARELFRYLREQLSA
- a CDS encoding TonB-dependent receptor plug domain-containing protein is translated as MKRPIILSLVLASSVAKAVEPLAVDDALFSDMPVVLTATRLKQPADEVPASVTVLDRELIRLSGARTLPELLRLVPGMHIGYENGTNPVLSYHGLVEDISRRMQVLIDGRAIFEPALARIEWHNIPLALDDIQRIEIVRGPNTALYGANAFFGVINIITVHPVDVIGNTISTTVGENGIRHALLRHADTVADGSFRLSLGHRGDDGFDLDRDGNKRYDSYQRSFFNADWQRTISERERVSLQMGYSRGTDQISLLDDFEPAPYHEANTEYGFLQGNWFIDHDARHQSKLQAYINYHNSREDWRTCIPQIFLSDELGLLYRTDRDYTNALIDAIGEGLPPPVPPSIEVAALLPAVFARFANNGLVPSCGTANQHLRESRFDIEWQETFVFSDAMRIVGGISARRDQVRSETYFGGELHNSLYRAFANLEWRLSENLISNLGGMYEYDDLVGGEFSPRLALNWQLAAQHTLRFIVARAVRTPDLFEDQSHYRYRIADLDTPVNGSDPFAFFYISAMAPGNLGVEEIWSREIGWNGRFLNQQLTIDVKLFDDELRDLMIGGTNLYNFDISNDGELRQRGAEFQLQWRLSKRWLLFAGYSLLDFDKATIPRYERSSAEHTSQALLAYQHPTGWEWSLAWHEMDNFWNQDFRLLRSRLAKSFQLASSTRLDLSLTLDSRQDRNYYFDDNNRQNDYNIAWMQATLSF
- the pmbA gene encoding metalloprotease PmbA; translated protein: MVEAMLVEAKRLGASAAEVGVSRDIGLQLAVREGDVETLEFNRDGGFGISVYFGQRKGHASCTDTRMDALRAAVKAACEIARHTAEDPYAGLPEAEMLATEFPDLDLDHAINITADQAIDIALRCEQAGLHAESSVKKTDAVHFSSHRGVRVYGNSIGFCQGVASSRHSISATMIAEDERGMQRDWWYTVARDPSELNSPESVGKTAAERAAKRLGARPMKTGSMPVLMVPEVARGFIGHLLSAARGGNLYRKSSFLCDKLGTEVMPNWLSLRERPFWKKGLASAAFDNEGVRTREHDIVADGKLESYVLSTYSARRLKLQSTGNAGGVHNLQVDSAQETLSFAQLLSEMGEGVVITSVMGQGINLVNGDYSRGASGFYVKNGEIQHAVEEITIAGSLPKLFKHIRVLGNDIERQSSIRTGSLLIDGFTVAGQHHQD
- a CDS encoding hypoxanthine-guanine phosphoribosyltransferase, giving the protein MSVFIPLSYDHFAPAEAQAKVLLGPEQINAIVRRLALELERDYQDKHPVLLTVMSGALVFAGQLMTHLRFPLQLDYCHVTRYRGAARADELQWLVSPRLALKDRHVLVLDDILDEGHTLLHIERFVQAQGARSCASVVFCDKRHDRKAEKDMRAAYTGVDIPDRFVFGFGLDYLEYGRNCPALMIVESL
- a CDS encoding phosphorylase family protein, producing the protein MKLCFLLAMQSEAEPLLQALSATPKTAAWPNWLPFRLFHSAFAEHDIHLIISGEDKRFNVDNIGLEAASLMTYLALENLQPDLLISAGTCGGFATKGAQIGTVYLADTFLFHDRHVPLPGFADSSISHTNTYDVSTLAEALSLPITSVSSGSSLLKQDSDLAVMARFDVGAKEMEAAAIAWVCQLASQPMLALKSVTNLLDEQGSSEQQFVRHFSLAVQRLTHEALRLLEVLPKRN
- the mgtE gene encoding magnesium transporter encodes the protein MVEAAAPDIVPSPLTRLQSALARGMFVHARRLLTELPAADVAHLMSSVPPRTRELVWKLIDSSREGDILQHLDDDIRAVFLGRMAPQELAAATRSLDTDDVADLLADLPDDLYREVLRSMDEQNRARVLKALAYPEDTAGGLMNTDTVTVRPDVTVDVVLRYLRLRGELPEATDTLFVVDRDDQFVGTVALSTLVTSQPEELIEDLIEFDVLRIPVDMKDTEVAQLFERRDLVSAPVIDEEGVLIGRITIDDVVDVIREEADSSLKSMGGLDEHEETFGPVLQSARRRTIWLGINMVTALVAALVNNAFEGTLEQLATVAVLLLVVPSMGGAAGNQAVTLTIRGIALGHIEKSNYRWLIGKEIAIGMINGLIMAALLLVVIGLWKSWLLGGVISGALLATMIAANLAGVGIPLLLRHFNLDPALAGNMLLTTVTDIVGLMTFLGLTTLILL